A single Watersipora subatra chromosome 7, tzWatSuba1.1, whole genome shotgun sequence DNA region contains:
- the LOC137400809 gene encoding uncharacterized protein has product MGLKRWLLRIRAVDYLLSLTMLLFISGILTISMHLSAKTSHHLPSPAHHMINVEDPRDDHSSRQRARRSVNEDTWEVPAEAYPITLRAPENCEQASILSEFPNATCFSHCTASACGSDALASLESGNAEMVCTARIIQLGFKRSGTGEISRWIKQHPAVTARYFDVFMDSDGEPIFDVCPIEQLRDATRAGYFPSVPLTSVGSADNQKHYYLHCEHCLTASNVDYLFSTLNVDLPTAMFPFINSSNQRFIVTIKNPTDRAIAEYFYQYIKTGTNLTTVGNQVFHDVMSAGIKQAKSCITAHGPTGCVYGHNTLFSAPILAETQMLYDGCYSTHLKQVLNQISMSQMYFVKIEEYSASSGTVMQEVYNFVGLEYVEPSPISKTHNHIICRPPSILMMDAFFEPFNRELSNLLGNDKWLYTR; this is encoded by the exons ATGG GTTTGAAGAGATGGCTTCTGCGTATAAGGGCTGTCGATTACCTGCTTTCCCTTACCATGCTGCTTTTTATCAGTGGCATTCTAACAATAAGTATGCACCTTTCCGCTAAAACCTCGCACCATCTGCCATCTCCTGCTCATCATATGATTAACGTCGAAGACCCACGAGATGACCATTCATCAAGACAACGAGCAAGACGCAGCGTGAATGAAGATACTTGG GAGGTACCAGCTGAGGCATATCCGATCACACTTCGAGCACCAGAAAATTGTGAGCAAGCCAGCATTCTGTCCGAGTTTCCAAATGCCACTTGTTTCAGCCACTGCACAGCTTCCGCTTGTGGCAGTGATGCTTTGGCCAGCTTAGAAAGTGGAAA CGCAGAGATGGTGTGCACAGCTCGAATCATACAGCTGGGGTTTAAACGAAGTGGCACAGGTGAAATTTCTCGATGGATAAAGCAGCATCCTGCTGTTACAGCCAGATATTTTGATGTCTTTATGGACAGCGATGGAGAGCCAATATTTG ATGTATGTCCAATCGAACAACTTCGAGACGCTACACGAGCCGGATACTTCCCGTCTGTCCCTTTGACCTCTGTTGGAAGTGCAGATAATCAAAAGCATTATTATCTGCATTGTGAACACTGCCTCACAGCTTCTAAT GTTGATTACTTGTTTTCTACTCTCAATGTGGACCTGCCAACAGCCATGTTCCCATTCATCAATTCGTCAAACCAAAGGTTTATAGTCACGATTAAGAATCCAACTGACAGAGCTATTGCAGAGTACTTCTATCAATACAtcaag ACCGGAACAAACTTGACTACTGTTGGAAATCAGGTTTTCCACGATGTTATGAGTGCTGGAATAAAGCAAGCAAAGAGTTGCATAACAGCCCACGGACCTACTGGATGTGTCTATGGTCACAATACTTTATTTAGTGCACCAATTTTGGCAGAGACACAGATGCTTTACGATGGCTGCTACTCGACTCACCTAAAGCAGGTTCTCAATCAAATTAGCATGTCTCAG ATGTACTTTGTCAAAATAGAGGAATACTCAGCAAGCTCAGGCACAGTCATGCAAGAAGTCTACAACTTTGTTGGCCTTGAATATGTAGAACCATCTCCAATATCAAAAACTCATAATCACATCATATGTCGCCCACCCTCAATATTGATGATGGATGCATTCTTTGAACCATTTAACCGTGAGCTGAGTAACCTGCTTGGGAATGACAAATGGCTCTATACAAGATAA